A stretch of Pomacea canaliculata isolate SZHN2017 linkage group LG6, ASM307304v1, whole genome shotgun sequence DNA encodes these proteins:
- the LOC112565939 gene encoding neuromedin-U receptor 2-like, with translation MWKNKSSDAVCFINFVPYLADVTTLSLTTMKEVQNSTSTSPQHPVDFLPWSDPRNIVSYQAYLDTLFYYNNIFKPLVVTAGIATNIVNCLVFRRQGLKDRMNLCLFVHALVDMTYLVSSLAFNVTYWIKLLQPVPGEELYRKTHCYAMGVCAGFREASACINAVIAVERCVCVVFPLMANSLMSTKAMGIMLVAIVIGMQLAFATNPIKRYVYPVYDNTTGMTMWQMARSAAWQDNEALLLYDTVDDTIMMIIFPFVIFALVSGVTTITVVKLRAAMSWRRKASSRGNHAQPQQVALTKMLVLASCIFVACKVPVIAFTMGRVVYPEFSPFGSQHNAFRIADLIAPYFPYAHCAVSFFVYYSLSSRFRSELQGLCGCSRATTVPERSPETPGAWKIPTENVNQSLKILPSEFFTKTITFLWK, from the coding sequence ATGTGGAAGAACAAATCCAGCGACGCTGTATGTTTCATAAACTTTGTCCCTTATCTTGCCGATGTAACGACATTGTCACTGACGACCATGAAAGAGGTTCAGAATAGTACATCTACATCTCCTCAACACCCCGTTGATTTCCTCCCATGGAGCGATCCTAGGAATATAGTTAGCTATCAAGCATACTTAGATACTTTGTTTTACTACAATAATATCTTTAAGCCCCtggtggtcactgctggcatcgCCACAAACATcgtcaactgcctggtgttcagACGTCAGGGACTGAAAGATCGcatgaacctctgcctcttTGTCCACGCGCTGGTAGACATGACTTATCTTGTTTCTTCTCTGGCTTTCAACGTGACCTATTGGATTAAACTTCTGCAGCCAGTCCCAGGAGAGGAGTTGTATCGGAAAACACATTGCTATGCAATGGGGGTGTGCGCGGGGTTCCGAGAAGCATCGGCCTGCATAAATGCAGTCATTGCTGTGgaacgttgtgtgtgtgtggtgttcccGCTGATGGCCAACTCCCTCATGAGCACTAAAGCCATGGGTATTATGTTAGTTGCCATAGTGATAGGGATGCAACTGGCGTTCGCCACTAATCCTATCAAGAGATACGTATATCCGGTGTACGACAACACGACGGGGATGACGATGTGGCAAATGGCTCGATCAGCTGCCTGGCAAGACAACGAGGCTCTGCTCCTGTATGACACGGTGGATGACACCATCATGATGATCATATTTCCGTTCGTCATCTTTGCCCTGGTGTCAGGTGTCACAACCATCACGGTGGTCAAGCTGAGAGCCGCCATGTCCTGGCGACGGAAGGCAAGTTCGAGAGGAAATCACGCTCAGccccagcaggtggcgctgaccaagatgcttgTCCTCGCTTCCTGCATCTTCGTTGCCTGCAAAGTTCCGGTAATCGCTTTCACTATGGGTCGCGTTGTTTATCCAGAGTTCTCCCCTTTCGGCAGCCAGCACAATGCATTCAGGATCGCAGACTTAATCGCCCCTTACTTCCCTTACGCCCACTGTGCTGTCAGCTTCTTCGTCTACTATTCGCTGTCTTCGCGGTTCAGGTCTGAGCTGCAGGGTCTCTGTGGATGCTCACGGGCAACCACAGTCCCAGAACGCTCTCCCGAAACGCCCGGTGCTTGGAAAATTCCTACAGAAAATGTTAATCAGAGTCTCAAAATATTGCCTTCCGAATTCTTTACTAAAACAATCACCTTTCTTTggaaataa
- the LOC112566575 gene encoding tetraspanin-33-like: MEEKRVTTPTYLPTKEMDISNYGSSDHVPSFTPQRKCCTRVLLTKYTLFTLNFVLFLAGGVLIGLGVWSRVRGASLAAFSDFTVDLSILLIVIGAVALVVCFFACLGALREQLILLKIYVVAVVALFVVQMVAGILAFVLLDTVERRSLALLRDAMASFGKGDHAERDNVIDSLQEMYYCCGGTSYQDWDVSALYNCSTSVDSACGVPDSCCLHHSVKCGRYTRRYTETYAEQVIYTRGCIGALMNVFKDNLIITGLITFAVGFLQIFSLLLAHCFMRYLSMGMKFSL; encoded by the exons atggaggaaaaacGAGTGACAACTCCGACATACCTACCCACTAAGGAGATGGACATCAGCAACTACGGAAGTTCCGATCACGTGCCGTCCTTCACCCCGCAGCGTAAATGCTGCACGCGGGTTCTTCTGACGAAGTACACTCTGTTTACCCTCAACTTTGTCCTGTTT CTGGCAGGCGGAGTTCTGATTGGTCTGGGCGTGTGGTCCAGGGTGCGAGGTGCCTCGCTCGCCGCCTTCAGTGACTTCACCGTGGATCTGTCAATCCTGCTGATAGTCATCGGCGCTGTCGCCTTGGTCGTCTGCTTCTTCGCTTGCCTCGGCGCTCTCAGAGAACAGCTTATACTACTAAAAATT TATGTCGTCGCCGTGGTGGCGCTGTTCGTGGTGCAGATGGTGGCTGGCATACTGGCTTTTGTCCTGCTGGACACAGTGGAGCGACGCTCTCTCGCTCTCCTCAGAGATGCTATGGCAAGCTTCGGCAAGGGAGATCACGCAGAACGCGACAATGTCATTGACAGCTTGCAAGAAATG TATTACTGCTGCGGAGGGACATCGTACCAGGACTGGGATGTGAGCGCCCTCTACAACTGCTCCACCAGCGTGGACAGCGCGTGCGGCGTGCCGGATTCTTGCTGCCTCCACCACTCTGTGAAGTGTGGCCGCTACACCAGACGCTACACG GAGACCTACGCAGAACAAGTTATCTACACCCGCGGCTGCATAGGAGCGCTCATGAACGTGTTCAAGGATAACCTCATCATTACTGGCCTCATCACTTTTGCCGTTGGTTTCCTGCAG ATATTTTCCCTTCTGCTGGCTCACTGTTTTATGAGATACCTATCCATGGGCATGAAGTTCAGCTTATGA
- the LOC112566574 gene encoding uncharacterized protein LOC112566574: protein MNTSFSEYVAGKKAEVVLPWNNVYDLISYETYQRLNLILQCVVKPILSVVGIPSNIVNCVVFWRQGLRDRMNFCLFCLALADLLYLLSLLCVTQIGPLIELVDEMLGKEIYFKSNRYGLAIRDQTRTMASCINLVISIERCVCVYLPLRASSLMKKGTMVKLLASIFVITQVGFVYNFFHYEVVSRQSNVTNKTIYWVAEASKTFKDYYFLFQGVEVFLLTFLPLCIFITIFITTLATVVKLKAALSWREKASSSGSDKQTQQRGLIKMLVIVSCVYIITSTPYVGHILITVFLPGFDMGSRYQNSFLTLAMIATICTEVHCAFNFVIYYRNSSRYRSELKAFFSCTASKVT from the coding sequence ATGAACACAAGTTTCTCTGAATATGTTGCTGGCAAAAAAGCCGAGGTCGTGTTGCCATGGAACAATGTGTACGATCTCATCAGTTATGAAACGTACCAACGGTTAAATTTAATACTGCAGTGTGTTGTTAAGCCGATCTTGTCCGTGGTGGGCATTCCGTCCAACATAGTCAACTGTGTGGTCTTCTGGCGCCAGGGTCTGAGAGACCGGATGAacttctgtctcttctgtctggccCTGGCAGACCTGTTGTACTTACTCTCCTTGCTTTGCGTGACACAGATCGGCCCCTTGATTGAGCTTGTAGATGAAATGCTAggcaaagaaatttatttcaagTCCAACAGGTATGGCTTAGCTATCCGAGATCAGACCAGGACCATGGCCAGCTGTATCAACCTCGTCATCTCCATCGAacggtgtgtgtgcgtttatcTGCCCCTTCGTGCATCTTCTCTTATGAAGAAAGGCACCATGGTCAAGCTCCTTGCTTCCATCTTCGTCATCACACAAGTAGGGTTTGTCTACAATTTCTTTCATTATGAAGTAGTCTCTAGACAAAGTAACGTGACAAACAAGACAATCTATTGGGTAGCAGAAGCCTCAAAGACATTCAAAGactattactttttatttcaaggagtagaagtttttcttttgacttttctgcctctatgcatttttattactattttcatCACAACTCTGGCGACAGTCGTGAAACTGAAAGCTGCTCTCTCGTGGAGGGAAAAGGCAAGTTCCAGCGGAAGTGACAAACAGACCCAACAGAGGGGCTTGATTAAGATGCTTGTGATTGTTTCGTGTGTATACATCATAACATCAACACCGTATGTTGGTCATATCTTGATTACGGTATTTTTGCCCGGATTTGACATGGGCAGTCGTTACCAGAACAGCTTTTTGACTCTGGCTATGATAGCCACTATATGTACAGAGGTTCACTGTGCTTTTAACTTTGTTATCTATTATCGGAATTCTTCACGATACAGATCAGAACTGAAAGCCTTCTTCTCCTGCACAGCTTCTAAAGTTacataa